The Bartonella birtlesii IBS 325 genome has a window encoding:
- the trwF gene encoding type IV secrection system protein TrwF: protein MKKLTFLALLSSFSFLYTVPVQALKTPSNSQYDHRIRYVTYNVADVVQIETVLGVATHIILEEGERYITHAFGDSDAYAFAHKGRHIFIKPKAELANTNLIVVTDKRSYKFRLQFRNDRAGATYELAFHYPDTNTQKSEANSQHLDIERGFHQGVKGYNLSYTMSGNQDIAPINAWDNGRITYFKFPANMDMPSIYLVDAEGNESLIPRTVIGSSNDIIAVHKVNPKWLIRLGKRALAVFNEAYDPNGVANTTGTVSSMVHRVNKGGK, encoded by the coding sequence ATGAAAAAACTTACGTTCCTTGCCTTACTATCTTCATTTTCCTTTCTTTACACGGTGCCTGTACAAGCACTCAAAACCCCATCAAATTCACAATATGATCATCGCATTCGCTATGTAACATATAATGTGGCTGATGTGGTTCAAATTGAAACCGTTCTTGGGGTGGCAACACATATCATCCTTGAAGAGGGTGAACGCTACATCACGCATGCTTTTGGTGATTCTGATGCTTATGCCTTTGCACATAAAGGACGACATATCTTTATTAAACCCAAAGCAGAATTAGCTAATACGAATCTCATCGTTGTAACAGACAAACGTAGCTATAAATTTCGATTACAGTTCCGAAATGATCGTGCTGGAGCCACCTACGAATTAGCTTTCCATTATCCTGATACAAATACTCAAAAGTCAGAAGCAAACAGCCAACACCTTGATATTGAACGCGGTTTTCACCAAGGTGTAAAAGGCTATAACCTCAGCTATACCATGAGTGGCAACCAAGATATTGCTCCAATTAATGCTTGGGACAATGGGCGTATTACCTATTTCAAATTTCCTGCCAACATGGATATGCCATCAATTTACCTAGTAGATGCTGAAGGTAACGAGAGCTTAATACCACGTACCGTTATAGGCAGTTCCAATGATATTATTGCCGTTCATAAGGTCAATCCCAAATGGCTCATACGACTTGGAAAACGTGCTTTAGCTGTTTTCAACGAAGCTTATGATCCCAATGGTGTAGCGAATACAACTGGGACAGTATCTTCGATGGTCCATCGCGTTAACAAAGGAGGTAAATAA
- the trwD gene encoding type IV secrection system protein TrwD: MMSTASLHVNGIQKDQAVAQLLQPLDHFLEDPKITELSINRPCEVWTKNFEGWHVHNVPELTAAFLQTLITAIIVYNGMAPRSINYVRLPGGQRGTIIQTPAVIDGTLSFVIRKHSLIVKTLEELNNEGVFDNFADVSFNKPLEKEAENLLSKQDFTRLEPFEVQLLRLKRDKKILEFLEECVLHKRNIIIAGKTGSGKTTFARSLIEKVPIEERMITIEDVHELFLPNHPNHVHMLYGNGAGRVPADECLDACLRQSPDRIFLAELRGNEAWEYLNSLNTGHPGSITTTHANNALQTFERCATLIKRSEVGRQLDLEMIKVVLYTTVDVVLFFKDRKLSEIFYDPIFAKSKIV; encoded by the coding sequence GTGATGTCTACAGCCTCGTTACACGTTAATGGAATACAAAAAGACCAAGCAGTTGCGCAACTTCTGCAACCGCTTGATCATTTCTTAGAAGATCCAAAAATTACTGAATTATCGATAAACCGCCCCTGTGAAGTGTGGACAAAAAACTTCGAGGGTTGGCATGTGCATAATGTACCAGAATTAACGGCTGCTTTTTTGCAAACGCTTATTACAGCCATTATCGTTTATAATGGTATGGCGCCCCGAAGTATTAATTATGTACGCTTACCTGGTGGACAACGTGGTACCATTATACAAACGCCAGCGGTTATCGATGGCACACTATCTTTTGTAATTCGTAAGCATTCCCTCATAGTTAAGACACTAGAGGAACTGAACAATGAAGGTGTGTTTGATAATTTTGCCGATGTCAGTTTTAATAAGCCTTTAGAAAAGGAAGCAGAAAATCTGTTATCGAAGCAAGATTTCACACGACTAGAGCCATTTGAAGTACAACTTTTGCGTCTCAAACGCGATAAAAAAATTCTTGAGTTTTTGGAAGAATGCGTGCTGCATAAACGCAACATCATTATTGCAGGCAAAACAGGATCAGGAAAAACGACATTTGCCCGCTCGCTCATTGAAAAAGTACCCATAGAAGAACGCATGATCACTATTGAGGATGTCCATGAGCTTTTTCTGCCTAACCATCCAAATCACGTTCATATGCTGTATGGTAACGGTGCAGGTCGTGTTCCAGCTGATGAATGTTTAGATGCATGTCTGCGTCAATCGCCTGACCGTATTTTTCTTGCCGAACTACGTGGCAACGAAGCATGGGAATATCTCAACTCGTTAAACACTGGACACCCAGGATCAATTACAACAACACACGCCAACAATGCTTTGCAAACATTTGAACGATGCGCCACATTAATAAAAAGATCAGAAGTTGGTCGTCAGCTTGATTTAGAAATGATAAAAGTAGTGCTTTACACTACAGTGGATGTGGTGTTATTCTTTAAAGATAGAAAACTCTCTGAAATCTTCTATGATCCCATTTTTGCTAAATCAAAGATAGTTTAA
- a CDS encoding succinate dehydrogenase iron-sulfur subunit: MVQIKLPKNSQVKPGKIWPKPEGATQLTEFHIYRWSPDDEENPHLDTYYVDRSACGPMILDGLLFIKNHIDPTLTFRRSCREGICGSCSMNIDGANTLACTKGMDDVKHPIKVYPLPSMPVVKDLVPDLKHFYAQHRVIEPWLQTVSPEPAKEWLQSHSDRQKIDGLYECILCACCQTSCPSYWWNGDRYLGPAILLQAYRWIADSRDEMCGERLDNLEDPFRLYRCHTIMNCAQTCPKGLNPAKAIAEIKKLMVERRL; the protein is encoded by the coding sequence ATGGTACAAATTAAACTTCCCAAAAATTCTCAAGTAAAACCGGGAAAAATTTGGCCTAAACCTGAAGGTGCTACGCAACTGACAGAATTTCATATTTATCGTTGGTCACCTGATGATGAGGAAAATCCTCATCTGGATACTTATTATGTGGATCGTTCTGCTTGTGGTCCTATGATTCTAGATGGGCTTTTGTTCATTAAGAATCATATTGATCCAACTTTGACATTTCGCCGATCGTGCCGTGAGGGTATTTGTGGTTCCTGTTCCATGAATATTGATGGGGCTAATACGCTGGCTTGTACTAAAGGTATGGATGATGTAAAGCACCCCATTAAGGTCTATCCTTTGCCCTCTATGCCGGTTGTTAAAGATTTGGTTCCTGATTTGAAGCACTTTTATGCCCAACACCGCGTAATTGAACCTTGGTTACAAACCGTTTCGCCTGAACCTGCCAAAGAATGGTTGCAAAGTCACTCTGATCGCCAAAAAATTGATGGACTTTATGAATGTATTTTATGTGCTTGTTGTCAAACATCATGCCCGAGTTATTGGTGGAATGGTGATCGTTATTTGGGACCAGCTATTTTGCTTCAAGCGTATCGCTGGATTGCTGATTCACGTGATGAGATGTGTGGGGAGCGCCTTGATAATTTAGAAGATCCTTTTCGTCTTTATCGCTGCCATACGATTATGAATTGTGCGCAAACTTGTCCGAAGGGATTAAATCCAGCAAAAGCAATTGCTGAGATTAAAAAGCTCATGGTTGAACGCCGTCTTTAA